Below is a window of Synechococcus sp. PCC 7335 DNA.
GGACTACTTTGATCGTTGTCAGCGATACGTCTGCGCTCAGCGGGTTAGCCATCGTTGGCAAGCTCTCTTTGCTACAAGCTTTGTATGGGCAGATAGTAATTCCAGAGGCGGTAGCGTGTGGACCTAGACGCGGCGGTCAAGACGAGCCGAAAATTTCTCAATTGCTAACGCTAAGCTGGTTAGAAATTCAGCCTTCGACAAATTACCGTCTAATAGATGAGCTACAAGCGGTTCATAAGTTGGATAAGGGTGAGTCGGAGGCGATCGCACTGGCGCTGGGGTTAGATGCAGATGCGCTGTTGATTGATGAGCGTTTAGGTAGATGCGAAGCAAGTCGTTTGGGCCTTTCTATTACTGGAATGCTAGGTATTTTGTTAGCAGCAAAAAAGCAGGGACTGGTTGGTGTAGTTCGTCCAACTGTAGACGCATTAATTCGTAAGGCTGGGTTTCGGATCAGCAGTCAGCTCTACAGAGAGGTTATGGTCGCTTCGGGAGAGGAGACTGAGTAGATCGAACTGCGAGGTCATCTTTTACTCTAACGACACCTCCCAAAGATGAACAAGAGGTGATTCTCAGAATACTGAGAGAACACAAAAAGTATACAAGGTATTTTGAGTCCGAATTAGAAGATATCTCAACCGACTGCAGACAACTCGATCAATCCATCCTCGCTAAAGCCTTCCGAGGCAAACTCATCCCCCAAGACCTCAACGACGGTAGTCCTAAAGCAGTAAGGAGGTATTGTAGTGATGAATAAAGTACCAGATAGCGCCGATATGGTTCTCTAATTTCTTGGAAAACGATAGTGACTTCCTGACGAGCCTTGAAACTCGTT
It encodes the following:
- a CDS encoding DUF3368 domain-containing protein, giving the protein MIVVSDTSALSGLAIVGKLSLLQALYGQIVIPEAVACGPRRGGQDEPKISQLLTLSWLEIQPSTNYRLIDELQAVHKLDKGESEAIALALGLDADALLIDERLGRCEASRLGLSITGMLGILLAAKKQGLVGVVRPTVDALIRKAGFRISSQLYREVMVASGEETE